ACTTGTGCAAGCAGACCACCAAGTTACATCTCAAACTAGTTTTCACCATTATAGCCTTATACAAACCAAGTCTTGACACCCCATCCTCTTTAATATGGTCTCCATTAATGCAGGTCAGTTAGGGCTTATGTCACTGGCATGGGTTAAATGTGTCATACTCTCAGATTTGCTCAGGTACCTATGATGTGACCTACTGGGAAACAGGGCCTTTGGAGACAAGATGGAGTTAGGGTAAGGTCATCCATCCTAACTTAGGGCAAGCCTAATCCATTTAAGGTAGCAGTTGCTACCCTTCAAAGGCACCTAAGCGGACATGCAGGGGATATCGTGTGACAACCAGATCAGGGTGAGACGTCACCAAGCATGAGACACCGAGGATGGCCTGCACACACCCAGGAACCAAGAAGAGGCAAGGAGCAGATGCTCACTTTCTTCCCAGAAGAAGCCAGCCCAGCCAGAATGTGATCCCTGCTTTCCCATCTTCAGAGCTCTGGGAGAGAATACATTCCTATTGTTCTAAGTCATCGCTCTACGGACAGCTTAGCTATGGATGGGCAGACATACCGAAACATGACTCAAGCTAGCCTAAGGAGAAAGGAAAGTCTGTCTCTTAGAGTTACAGCAGCATCATTGAGGAGGCTCGGGTGGCATTTTTTGACGCAGGAAGCTTTAAGGGTAAAGTTCAGTTGTATGGACCAGACTCCCCCCTTGCCCCCCATTTCAGTTTGCTCATTTGCTTTTCAGTTTGCTCATTTGCTTTTCAGTTTGCTCATTTGCTTTTGCTGGTGTTTGAGGATCGAACCCAGAACCTCACACACTTGTCTCCTGAGCTGCATCTGCAGTCCTTGATGTTTAATTTTATCGTTGTCTCCTGTAGATCTTGTTTACCCAGTGTTGGTTGGTGTAGTCACTTCATGACACCCAGAGAAGTGAGGGAGACTCACCCAGGAGACACATGGCCTAGCTCTGTCTGCTGTCCAAAAGTTCATCACATCTCCAGTCTTAGCTCAAGCTACTGGGAACACACTGTTTCGGGAAAGCGTGAGTCTATCTGCTCATTTACAGAGACAGTGAGAAGTTTCTTCCATAGAGTGTCTGTGGAGCAATGCCAAGGGCAGAAGTCCTACGGGTAACTGAGTATAAGATATTTCAGGGGAGAAAATCAGCtctgaaagtaaaaataatgaaagtgagTGAATTAAAGTTATACTTTCCGGGGAGAGGAGTGAGGTGACTGAGAGAAAGCAAGCGAGGGATGAGAAGAAAGGATCCAGGGGAGACCGGTGGGAGCCAGACTTCAGCCATGATCATAACATCCTCCGTGAAACCTGGGGGATGCCCTGGACAAGTTTCCAAAAAAGAGTCGTGAGCAGTGTGCTGGCAGGAGGCTGCTGTGGTCTGGATGGGGTAGACCTTGGGGTGAAGTCTGAACATTGTGATCTGATTGCAAATTTGATCCTGTCAAACATGGGGGCCTTTCTGAGCTGGCCTTCACCAGAGTAGAGCCAAAGCGCCTGAGGTGGGGGCAGtgtgttctctttccttccttttgtcacGCAAGGATACAGCAAGCCCTCACCAGGCAGCAGTGGGGTCTTGGTCTTGGGCATCCTAGCCTTcagaacagagagacatttctgTGGTTTACAAATTACTCACATAATTTGTTATAGGACAGCTAAGTAATCAAGAGAGTAGCGAGTCCGGATAAAGAGCAGGTCTTTACAGAGCGAGAAGTCCTCCTTTCTCTATTGCAACTCAAAGGCGACATCAAGTCTTTTTCTTGAGGTCATTGTGTCCAGTGACCAATGACTTCTTGGAAGTTAGGAAACTCTCAGTGTGAGGTGATGAACAATACAGCTCCCTCCCTGTCCTGAGGGACAAGTTCACACCTGAACACTGAGGTCATTCACTATCTCTGCCACTGCTGTCAGTTGGCTGGGGGCCATAAAAGGCCCTATGATAGGATATGGAGCCCAGCCAGAAGGTTCTGGGGACTAAGGGTTTAAACCTTTACCTGGTTCCAGGGAAGGAATCAGGATCAACACTCGGGCAGAAGCACGTGTAAGCACTGAGAAGTATACAGGGATGGGCTGGGAGCAACCCAATTGCCCACCGACTGGGCGATGGAGAAATAAACAGTGCTCCAGGTACCAAACGAACTTATAATTGGCATTGTTTTGGCTGCAGCTCCTAGCTCAGGGCCTGAACAGTGGGTGCCATGgccaaatcaaaaagaaaaaaagaaaaaggatacttTTGGGGAGAGAAGAAGCGGTGTGGGGTGTGTAGGGAGAGCAGGTGAAAGGAAGTACCTTGCCTGTGGTTTCTGGGGTTTGGCGCCTTCCTCAGCTACTTAGCTCACTCTACCCCAGGGAGGCAGGGTGTGGCTCACCTCAGAGTGGTTTGAAAAGGAGGCTGGTTTTCCTTCTGTTAACCCAGTGATGGGCAGGCAAGCTACTTAATGGCCTGCGTGTCAGTTTGCACACTGCAAACCAGTGACAGGGATTAAACCACTCAGGGTGACCGTCCGGGTGAGACCCGGTGCTCACCACATCCTGACACCTGGGAGGACTGGAGACACAGGGGGAGACGGCCTCATCCAACCCAGTCCAAAGAGTCTGTGACGAAGGCTACTGATCACTTGAAAGTGCCTAGTGCAACCGAGGGACtgaacatgtttattttattccattttaattggtttacatttatttacgaaaatatttgtttatttatttgcagttCTAGGGATGAGACCTCAAACCTAGGGCTCAcccatgctagacaagcactttaTCACTCAGGGATAGTCCCAGCTGCCACCAGCTCCttgctttacatttaattaacgtattgtttgtgtgtgtgtagcatgggCAGGTACGGACACAGGTATATTTGTGTCTGTCAGCCCTGAAGTGTGTTTGCTTGGGCACTGCCcaccttggtttttttgtttgtttgatttttagttttttgaaacagggtttctctgtgtaacttttggCTGTCTGAAAACTctctcttatagaccaggctagccttgaactcacagagattcaactgccttttcctcccaagtgctgagattaacagCGTGAGCCACCATTCCCCGGGGAAAAAAACTCTATCTTAAAAACCAAACTGgacactagggaggcaaaggcaggagttCTCAGGTTGGGCTAAGTTGGGGAGCTTCAGGGATCTTCCAGCCTCTACCTCTCaggctggaattacaaatgggTGGGGTTGGCCATCCAggttttagtattattattactattactattattattattatttgagacagggtttctctgtgtatctctggataCACAgagtcctgaaacttgctgtgtagtccaggctggccttgaactcacagagacccacctgcctctgcctccccagtgctgggattaaaggcttacgccaccactgcctggctagagcAAACCTTTATTGATCTGAGAGGTTGGTGTCTTCATTCAGGGGCATGGAAGAATGTGTCCTGTGCTCCAGAGGCATGAGGGGAGATGATGGCCTCACCAGGTCCAGAAACTGCTCTTCTGAACTGTAGGATGGTAAATAAATCAGGTTTTGTTTCTGTGACCCCAGGACTTCAGGGagtgtcatggggggggggggcaggcacaGGCCACACGGgcctcttaatttttaaatagctgtctgttgcaaagagcaATTGGTCACCCTGTTTGCCAACACACGGTCTGAGTCAGGAATTAAACTGGGCCATGCTAGGCGTGGATGGATGGCTAGTCATAGGGACTCAGTACAGAATGCATTCTTCCATGAAGTGCTTTCTTCCAGCAGCTCAGGACCCTAAGTTCTAAGATCACCTCAATTGAAGACCGATTTCACTTAAGCCCATGGCCCTAGCTGTCCACTTTGTCCACACACAATCTTGTACATTCTTTGGGAAAATCGGGTGGGGGAACTCTGCCCTCGTACAACCTACTGAGGCCCTCGGTTCCTTTACTTTTGTAACAAGCAAGGAGGCTCTGCATTTGCagttccatttcacagatgaggaaacggaGGCTCAAGGAGGCTCTGACAGACGGCGGGAAGCAGGATAAACTCTTGAGGAACTCACCCATAGGTCGACATAGACACATCCGTGGGTCGGGTTGTCAGGGTGGCGGGGGAAAGCGGCGGGTAAATATTTGGGGCGGTAACCCGGGCTCCGGCGACACAAGTCGTCACTGCGGTTCTAGGCCGGCGGGCGCGTGGCGAGGGCGGTGCTGAGGTAGAGGATGGGGCGGGGGGAGGACAGGGACGTCCCCTAGGTCGTCTGGGACAGACTTGGTGGCCCCGCCTCGCCCCGCCCCCGCCCGTGGCTATAAGATGGTGAAGCCGGCGGGTGGCGGCGCAAGCGAGGAGCAAGCGCTCGGCCGGGTTACCCGAGCGGACTGCAGTGCAAGGCGGCCTCCACCAGGGCCAGCACCTCGCGGCATCTCTGCCACGCGTGTAGGCGAGTGACCTCTCCATGAAGCCGCCCTCGATTCAGGGCAGCCCTGCGGCGGCTTCGGCCGCAGGTAAGTGCCGGGTTGAGCGTGCCCCCTCCATCTCTGCGCCCCGGGATCGAAGTCAGGGACTCCCCGACTTCTGAGAGCTCAAACCTGCGGGTGGGGGGTGAGAGATCAGGAGTCGCGATAGTCTCTTTCCATTGACCACCCTTCGTCCTCCATCACCCCAGCACGCCATCCCCCGGGTCGCACGGCTGGGGCCAGTTCAGTTTGGTTTCCCACGCAGGACAAGGATCTGAGCCTGACACGTAACGGGTGCTTGTTGACTCAGACTTCCCGCCGCCACTCGCTCCAGGGAGTGAGCGTGGGCACAAGTAGGAAAGCGCGTGGGGTGGTCTAGGTGACTTAATGGCTTTCCACCCACGGAGGCTATAGCTCGTATGGGTCTGGTGGCAGGCGCTTTGGAGAGTGGTTGAGCGGTTACAAGGTAGCAGCGCGGCTGTCACCGGCAAATGCAGAGTGAAGTTAGCCGTCCTAGTCCGGTGACCGTCTCTCCAGATCCTCCCGGGCAGGGGAAGAGTCACCCCTACCCACGCTGCGGTTCACTGAGCGCTCTGTGCCCGCTCCCAGCCCCGGCAATGGACTCAGCGGCCGCCGCAGACCTGACGGACGTGCTGTGCGAGTTCGACGCCGTGCTGGCGGACTTCGCATCGCCCTTCCATGCCCGCCACTTCCACTATGAGGAGCACCTGGAGCGCATGAAGAGGCGCAGCAGCGCCAGCGTCAGTGACAGCAGCGGCTTTAGCGACTCGGAGAGTAAGTGAAGGCTCCGGGGTCACTGGGGTATCTGTAAACTGAGGCACGGTATCCAGGAAACTCAGACCCGAGGCTGTGCACCGGCTCTTGAGATTTAAGTCCAGGTGGTGGCATGATGGCAatccggggtgggggtgggaggacgGGACACGACTCTTGATGGACTGTGTGTGGGTCTATCTGTCATGGCAGGTGTCTGTCATGAGGCTTAAGTGTTTCTAAAGTCAGCAAGAGCTCCTGGGACCCGGGCCGGGTCTTCCAGCAGTTTCCCTGCTTTGCTCCctgctctttattattattattttaaactttactgAGATCACTCCCAAGGAGACCTAGCTGAGaatgccttgaacttctgatcctccttccttgggcttcaggtgctgggatcacagaggCGTGCCAGCACGTTCAGCCTTGGCAGTCCTGGGGGTCCAGACTTACCTAGGGCTACTAGCATGCAAGGTCAACGCTAAACCAAACAgtgccctctcttcttttccagaATGGGTGTTGGGGGACTTGGGGACTCAGGCGAGCACAATAATGAAACATTTGTGAAACCAAAATGATTTCATAAGCTGCTGTTTTTGGAATTTTTGAAATAGCTTCATTCCCTTTCCTCTGAGCTCCCGGGCTCTTTCACCACCCCAGGCAGTTTTGAAACCACTCTCCCCGGGGCTACTGAGTTCAAGAACTGGGTTTCACGCAGCTCCTCACACCTCCCCCTCATGGTTGCCAGTAGAGAGAGGTTCATCCTGGTATCCTTTTCCACAGTGCCTCTGTCCTAATAACTTTGGCAGAAAGAGTGTGCGTGAGAGGGGGCGGGGAGTTCAGTAACTCAAGTGACCTACAAGATCCCGGATATCTGCGCAGGTGTCAAGCAGCGAATTTGGAGACGTTTTTTATTGTTACGAAATTGTTTCCCAAGCCCTAGCTTACTCGCTGTTTTTCAGTGTGAATTTACATTCTGTTTGTTCAAGAGCACTTACTTCCTAGCCAGGCTGCCGGCACAGACATTGTTAGCTGTGCTGTCCCGGATCCTGGGAGTCAAAGGCCTGGTATTGCTTTGAAATCTAGAGACTTCTTCCTTGTGACCCGGCGGCGAAGATCAGTATGAGATCTGAGTTATCCTCCTGGTCAGGGTTTGAGTGAGAAACCTGAGCTCTAGTTTGAttttccccagcagcctgcacaggGCACAGGGTGATGGAGGAGGTGAAGGGGGATGGAGATGGGGTGGGTGAGCGGTTCCTTTCTGTTTACAACTTTTACTCTTTGATGCTAATGAACTGCCTTCCCAGCATTCCAAGCCAAGTCTTGCCCTGGAAATCTGTCTCAATACCTGTGGCGTAACTTGAATATATCTCCATCCATTGGGATGATGTCCAAGTTATTCATCATGTGGAAATTCTCTTCTCCACAGAGGAGAAGGCTGGGTCTGTCACTACTGCTCTGTGATCAAGGACAACTCTTTGCTATACCAGAGCCTCCTGCTGGATTGGGGTCTGATCTTGTGCAGTTATGGCAGGCAACATCTACAAGTTCTGCCAAGAGGGAGCTCAGATCTAGGAGGTGTTTTTAGGAGTCTTAGAAGAGATTTCATTAGAGATGTTCCTTAGCAGTTTGGGAGATAGTTGATAGAACTGGTTGTTTTCCTTAGGGTATATCTCTGTGTTTttcactttctgcttttgttgttaGCCTGTAGTGTGGTGGTTGGAGAAGTGGTGGGAAGGGCCTGAGAAAGAGTGGTGACCTTGATATTTGCTGTCAGCATGGTTTGTTCCCCGGGTGAATGCTCAGAAACAGTCATGGTGGGGTTTGCGTGTATCTAAATAATGCTTTCTTAAGGATACATAATGTGACTGTCTTAATTGTCTCCAGGAATGGAGGGGGGGGCATTTGTTACAAATGGACAAAGAAATCTGtaacaaaggaggaagagaatgcCTGGGAGAGGTGCAGACCCCTGGAACTTAACTCTCTCAAGAGGGCAGCCAGGTTTATAATGGAGGCCACAGCGGCTAGCTTCCTTTTACCAAGCCCTCACTAGGGTTGTTAGCCTCCTAACTTGTTGGCTCTTGTTGTCGGTCACCTCTTGGTATTCTTTGAATGTTATCACTCATAATCTTTACCTCAGTCCTACAAGTTAGGCACTTTTATCTTCATTAATTTCTTTGCCTTGCTCTGTCATCACAGACGGTTGGTTAGAATGTGAACCAGAGTGTGGGAGTATCCTGGCGCTCCATTGTGCTCAGATCCTGTGTCTTTTCATACACGGCATTGCAGGTCCTTTTCAAGGCTTTTGGGATCAAAAGTCAGTGGACATAGGTGGTGCATATTCctgaattttgaaaaataccttttttttttctcactaaaaACATCAGGTTgtacaggtggatctctgtgagttcgagaccagcctggtctacagagcaagctccaggacaggctccaaagctacacacagaaactctgtctcaaaaaactaacaaacaaaaattaggtTTTTGCAGGACTTCAGAGAAGGTACAGGGGTTAGAAATAGgtactgtttttccagaggactggagttggattcccagcacccatgctgaacagctcacaactgccaggaactccggttccagggggaATCTGAGACCTCTGGCCTCGAAGGCCCCACCTGTGCtcacgtgcacagacacacacattcacatcaaCAATAAGTGAAAATGGGTTTAAAAGGGGGCTGTGCCTTTCCAATAGCACTTTATTGGGAATAATCCTAAGTTTCTCAGTAAAAGGGCAAGGCAGTTGGGAGCTGGGAAGGTGGTTTTTAGGCTTGGCCCTTTGAGGTGCTATAGAAATTGAACATCTttagttaggttttgtttttagaataatatatgtgtatatacatatatattatataggatattatatatatattatttacttaGAATCTCCAAAACAGGGTCTTACTTTacccctggctgcctggaactcactgtagaccaggctggcttcagacccGACAGTGATCAAACTTAGAGCCTGGAGTCTTTTCCTCTGTGCCACACTTCACTGAAGCTGACTGTCAGAAGTTAGGTTTGGAAAAGAGAGACCCTCATTCCTGCCATTCTCTGGGGACAGTGCCATAGACCTGGTACTTTCCTTTTCCTGGTAATTACTATAGTTGGCTGTTGCAGATGTGTGGGAAGGATCTATATTTGCCAGGCCTCTGGGCAAGGCTCTCTGTCTGTGGTTTTACTTTTCTCTGAAGTAGCACATGGCAGTTCTAACCCTAAATTACCTTTCTCCCAACcccccaaattaaaataaaaaagaaacatatatgtgtgtgtatatatgtgcatatatgtatatatatatgtctttcttttaaacaaaactcTGTTTGTGTTGTAAGTTTCTTACATTTGATAGGTATATCTAAACTTATGGGGTTGTGTATGTAATacgcttttatttcttttgatggtCCCTTGGGACACTCATTCCAAGATCTGAGACTTTAATGCATTAAATGGACCAGGACTTTAAAGGACATTTGGAATGGGGATTGGATACCAGTGAGGTAGGGCTTCAAAGCAGTCTGAAATAGATGTTTTAAGGTCTGCTTTACCACATACGAAGGTCCCTCAAGTCATCATAACAATTAGGTTTGGAGAACCTAATACCAGATAGCAGGGCGGGGTagccatacacatacatgctatCAGCCAGAGACACACTGCTGGCATTTTATCAGACCGGCTAAATATTATTTTCCCAAGAACTAGAGTTCTAAGGGAGTGACCAGAACAGGAGCTTGAGCCTTGCTTACCTACTCATCTGCCACAACTTCTAGCGTGAGATTCCGTTCAGACAGGCTCTCGATAAGAACCTGTGAGGGGAAATAGCAGGTAAAGAAGTTTAGCGTTTGGGTATCTGTGTTGTGGGTTTGTTCTTGGTCACTTCTgaagagaaacttttaaaaaaaaaaaaactgttacaaTCTGAAAATGGCGGGAAGCCAGCCTTGGTATCTTGGTTGTTTTCTCCTCAGCGACAACGCCTGCCTTTCCGAACACGCTTTTCTCCATTTGGCTTGAAGATCAGACCATTCGGAAGCCACAGGCATCACACACAGAAGGCCTAGGTTGCTGTTGCCTTTCACGTGGCCTCTGCTCCCCGCCCGTTCCACAGAGGCAGAGCTTCAGGGACTTGAAACAGAGATGAAGTTCAAAGCTAGGGGGAGGGACTGTGGCGTATGCAGGGCAGGGTGAAAACAGGTGTGGCATTGAGAGTGGCCCTCAAGTGCCAGCTGTTCTGAGAGATAGAGAACAGGGAGGGGGTGGCCTTTAAGTTCTGGACTAGAGAGTCTCACAGTGGGAACTCTGATCCTAGGACAGGACGATGTTCTTGGGCCTCTTTCAGAGACAAGGATACTGTGACAGGGGCTTTGGCCTGAGTCCCAAAGATGATTCTGTCTTCTCCTCATGTTTCTCCATCTGTATCTGTGTGATCCCCTGGTTACTGACAGCGATAAAGTGATGCTCATCCGGGGATCTAAACAGATGCTCTGTTCCTTCCCGTGTGCCGGGGATTGCTACCATGACCGCTGTTCTACAGGCATaaacagctgaaaaaaaaaaacaaacaaaccaaacaaacagaagggcTTCCAACTCACGTTCTAGAGAGTTCTAATGTCCTAAGATATTAATAGGAGGGCCACAAAGTGTCCAGTTGT
This region of Microtus ochrogaster isolate Prairie Vole_2 unplaced genomic scaffold, MicOch1.0 UNK88, whole genome shotgun sequence genomic DNA includes:
- the Rgcc gene encoding regulator of cell cycle RGCC, encoding MKPPSIQGSPAAASAAAPAMDSAAAADLTDVLCEFDAVLADFASPFHARHFHYEEHLERMKRRSSASVSDSSGFSDSESADSLYRDSFSFSDEKLNSPTDSTPALLTSTVAPRKGEPTTASISARPILFIPNQAFTAHKARR